From Mycolicibacterium nivoides, a single genomic window includes:
- a CDS encoding MarR family winged helix-turn-helix transcriptional regulator yields MDLTENTLWWLKQAFYFSLTEVNESVKEHGVTTAQIGVLRQLTNQPGLSGAELARRLLITPQGVQLALTALEKRGLVERKQDPQHGRILQVFLTDEGRAVASAVVADAVAAHERVFGVLSDEEQEQLKALLRRVIEQGTGHTPHSDHIDP; encoded by the coding sequence ATGGATCTGACCGAGAACACCTTGTGGTGGCTCAAACAGGCGTTCTATTTCTCGCTCACCGAGGTCAACGAGTCGGTCAAAGAGCACGGGGTCACCACTGCCCAGATCGGCGTCCTGCGCCAGTTGACCAATCAACCGGGCCTGTCCGGCGCCGAGTTGGCCCGTCGGCTGCTGATCACCCCGCAGGGCGTGCAACTCGCACTCACCGCGTTGGAGAAGCGGGGCCTGGTCGAGCGCAAACAGGATCCCCAGCATGGGCGCATTTTGCAGGTCTTCCTCACCGACGAAGGCCGGGCGGTGGCCTCGGCCGTCGTCGCCGATGCCGTCGCGGCCCATGAGCGGGTGTTCGGCGTACTCAGTGACGAGGAGCAGGAGCAGTTGAAGGCACTCCTCCGCCGGGTGATCGAACAAGGTACGGGCCACACACCGCACTCCGATCACATCGACCCATGA
- a CDS encoding fatty acid desaturase family protein, translating to MAIADVSTYLHLSSADVEEIAYELDVIRRDIEESLGAEDAAYIRRVIHFQRALDVAARLMIAGSRSKTGWLVGTCALAYAKSIENMELGHNISHGQWDWMNDPEIHSTTWEWDMVGHSAQWRYSHNYRHHVFSNVLGMDDDIGYRLLRVTPDQPWRWAYLATPLRNLLLAATFEWGIGLHGIRSERERVDTPAAVAVEKRKFLGKIARQLSKDYVLLPALSLRRWRRTLAANITANVLRNLWVYVNIICGHIPDGAETFDPSVVKDETKGEWYLRQMLGTANFNASPLLAISGGHLCYQIEHHLFPDLPSNRLPQISVRVRELCEKYGLPYNTASLPRQYFRTQRIIHGLAFPDWLLSIGRRRRK from the coding sequence ATGGCGATCGCCGATGTCTCCACCTATCTGCACCTCAGCAGCGCGGACGTCGAAGAGATCGCATATGAACTCGACGTGATCCGCCGAGACATCGAAGAGTCGCTCGGGGCGGAGGATGCGGCCTATATCCGGCGCGTGATCCATTTCCAGCGGGCGCTCGACGTCGCGGCGCGGCTGATGATCGCCGGCAGTCGGTCGAAGACCGGTTGGTTGGTGGGAACGTGCGCGCTGGCATATGCGAAGTCCATCGAGAACATGGAACTCGGCCACAACATCTCCCATGGCCAGTGGGATTGGATGAACGATCCCGAAATCCACTCCACCACCTGGGAGTGGGACATGGTCGGGCATTCCGCGCAGTGGCGGTACTCGCACAACTACCGGCACCACGTCTTCAGCAACGTGCTGGGTATGGACGACGACATCGGCTACCGCTTACTGCGGGTGACCCCGGACCAACCGTGGCGCTGGGCGTACCTCGCGACACCGTTACGAAACCTGTTGCTGGCAGCGACCTTCGAATGGGGCATCGGTCTGCACGGCATCCGCTCCGAGCGCGAGCGGGTCGACACGCCGGCCGCTGTCGCAGTGGAGAAGAGGAAGTTTCTCGGAAAGATCGCCCGCCAGTTGAGCAAGGACTATGTGCTCCTGCCCGCACTCAGCCTGCGCCGGTGGCGTCGGACTCTGGCAGCCAACATCACGGCGAATGTGCTCCGGAACCTGTGGGTGTACGTGAACATCATCTGCGGGCACATCCCCGACGGTGCCGAGACGTTCGACCCGTCGGTGGTCAAGGACGAGACCAAAGGCGAGTGGTATCTCCGGCAAATGCTAGGGACCGCAAACTTCAACGCGAGCCCCTTGCTGGCGATCTCGGGCGGTCACCTGTGCTACCAGATCGAGCACCACCTGTTCCCCGACCTGCCGAGCAACCGCCTCCCACAGATCAGCGTTCGCGTGCGGGAACTGTGCGAGAAGTACGGCCTGCCCTACAACACGGCATCGCTTCCGCGCCAGTACTTCCGGACGCAACGGATCATCCATGGGTTGGCGTTTCCCGACTGGCTGCTGAGCATCGGCCGGCGACGCCGCAAATAG
- a CDS encoding ferredoxin--NADP reductase, with product METSTTPRTESADVIDADGFTPVRIKQVIRETSDAVSLVLDIPAPSVDRFRYAAGQFITIRATVDEGEHRRCYSMSSSPAVDPDLRITVKRDRDGLVSNWINDSVSVGDELHVAPPEGRFVLTTTERNVVTFAGGSGITPVFSLVHSALATTRKVRLFYANRNLDSVIFREALATLAEGNNGRFAVHHHLDEIDGMVSTEHIARFIADSARDNTDYYICGPAPFMDTVERVLLDTGIPKQQIHLERFSVAAIPPPDATEPVVTEEVTIELGRSTATAPYRAGNTLLQTARLAGLKAPSSCETGSCGTCMAQVVEGSARMLNNDALDDDEVAEGWVVTCQALPTSRTVRVVYE from the coding sequence ATGGAGACATCGACGACACCCCGCACGGAATCCGCCGACGTGATCGACGCCGACGGGTTCACTCCCGTGCGGATCAAGCAGGTGATCCGGGAGACCTCCGACGCGGTCTCACTTGTTCTCGACATCCCCGCACCGAGCGTCGACCGGTTCCGCTATGCGGCAGGGCAATTCATCACCATTCGAGCGACAGTCGACGAGGGCGAACACCGTCGGTGCTATTCGATGTCGTCGTCACCGGCCGTCGATCCCGATCTGCGGATCACCGTCAAGCGTGATCGCGACGGCCTGGTCTCCAACTGGATCAACGACTCCGTCAGCGTCGGCGATGAACTGCACGTGGCACCGCCCGAGGGGCGCTTCGTCCTCACCACCACCGAGCGCAACGTCGTCACGTTCGCCGGCGGCAGCGGCATCACCCCGGTGTTCTCGTTGGTGCATTCGGCCCTGGCCACCACCCGCAAGGTCCGGTTGTTCTACGCCAACCGCAACCTCGACTCGGTGATCTTCCGGGAGGCGCTGGCGACTCTCGCCGAGGGCAACAACGGACGCTTCGCAGTGCACCACCATCTGGACGAGATCGACGGAATGGTTTCGACCGAACACATCGCCCGCTTCATCGCCGACAGTGCCCGCGACAACACGGACTACTACATCTGCGGCCCCGCCCCGTTCATGGACACCGTCGAACGGGTCCTGCTCGACACCGGGATCCCCAAGCAGCAGATACATCTGGAGCGGTTCAGTGTCGCCGCGATCCCGCCACCCGACGCAACCGAACCCGTGGTCACCGAAGAGGTGACGATCGAACTCGGCCGCAGCACCGCCACCGCGCCGTACCGCGCCGGCAACACCCTGCTGCAGACCGCGCGACTGGCCGGCCTCAAAGCGCCGTCCTCGTGCGAAACCGGCTCGTGTGGAACGTGTATGGCGCAGGTGGTCGAGGGCAGCGCACGCATGCTCAACAACGACGCTCTCGACGACGACGAGGTCGCCGAGGGCTGGGTGGTGACATGCCAGGCACTGCCCACCAGTCGCACAGTGAGGGTGGTCTATGAGTAG
- a CDS encoding SDR family NAD(P)-dependent oxidoreductase: MSSTSVNRVAVVTGGASGMGEATCHELGRRGHQVAVLDVNADAAQRVTDDLRSAGATAFAVGADITDRAAVEEAFGKVRSELGPVGILVTSAGMFGYASFADITEQSWAQMVEVNLSGTFRCCQVALPDMVEAGWGRIVMISSSSAQRGTPFAAHYAASKGALLTLTKSLAREYAAHGITVNNIPPSGIETPMQHQSQAAGYLPPNETIAANIPLGRLGTGADIAAAVGFLCSEEAGFITGQTLGVNGGAVM; encoded by the coding sequence ATGAGTAGTACGAGTGTGAACAGGGTGGCCGTGGTGACCGGCGGGGCATCGGGCATGGGTGAAGCGACGTGCCACGAGTTGGGCCGGCGCGGCCATCAGGTCGCCGTCCTCGACGTCAATGCCGATGCCGCCCAACGTGTCACCGATGACCTGCGGTCGGCCGGTGCCACCGCCTTCGCGGTCGGTGCCGACATCACCGACCGGGCCGCGGTCGAAGAGGCCTTCGGCAAGGTCCGCAGCGAACTCGGGCCGGTCGGCATCCTGGTGACCAGCGCGGGGATGTTCGGGTACGCCTCCTTCGCCGACATCACCGAGCAGTCCTGGGCGCAGATGGTAGAGGTGAACCTGAGCGGGACGTTCCGCTGCTGTCAGGTGGCCCTGCCGGACATGGTCGAAGCCGGGTGGGGTCGCATCGTGATGATCTCCTCGTCGAGCGCCCAGCGCGGTACGCCGTTCGCGGCCCACTACGCGGCCTCCAAAGGTGCGCTGTTGACCCTGACGAAATCACTGGCGCGCGAGTACGCGGCACACGGCATCACGGTCAACAACATCCCGCCATCGGGTATCGAGACCCCCATGCAGCACCAGTCGCAAGCTGCGGGCTACCTGCCGCCCAATGAGACGATCGCCGCCAACATCCCCCTCGGCAGGCTCGGAACCGGAGCGGATATCGCTGCCGCCGTGGGGTTCCTGTGCTCCGAGGAAGCCGGCTTCATCACCGGCCAAACCCTCGGGGTGAACGGCGGCGCAGTGATGTAG
- a CDS encoding aromatic ring-hydroxylating oxygenase subunit alpha, producing the protein MATKWPKPAEGSWTEHYPDLGTGPIPFRDSISEEFYALEQEAIFKRAWLNISRVEETPEVGSFITRQIEAAAASLLLVRDHDGGIRAFHNLCRRRGHALVPPDFRATELRSTGSEFECRHCGWRYGLDGKLISLPDADRFTDLDTADYGLVGVHCDVWAGFVFVNFDREPRQSLRDFLGPMVTALDDYPFDKLTERYDWVAHNNSNWKIFADAFQEYYHVPSLHTQQVPPEVRDPNAGFTCGHFQLDGPHRLVSTAGTRRWLLAPEYMYPIERATQSGLVGPWRTPDIGELPMHGLNPGNIEPWGISNFQIFPNLEILIYGGWYLLYRYWPTSHSTHRYEAFTYFHPARTVRERIEHEVAAVVLKEFALQDAGMLGGTQAALEYDVVDDYPLSDQEILVRHLHKMAVDWVEDYQRDRVPAGA; encoded by the coding sequence ATGGCAACCAAGTGGCCCAAGCCGGCTGAAGGCTCCTGGACCGAGCACTACCCCGATCTGGGTACGGGCCCGATCCCGTTCCGGGACTCAATCTCCGAAGAGTTCTACGCCCTGGAGCAGGAGGCCATCTTCAAGCGGGCCTGGCTCAACATCAGCCGGGTCGAGGAGACGCCCGAGGTCGGCAGTTTCATCACTCGACAGATCGAGGCCGCCGCCGCGTCGCTGCTCCTGGTGAGAGACCATGACGGCGGCATCCGCGCCTTCCACAACCTGTGCCGCAGACGCGGCCACGCGCTGGTACCCCCAGACTTCCGCGCCACCGAATTACGCAGCACCGGCAGCGAGTTCGAATGCCGCCACTGTGGATGGCGTTACGGTCTGGACGGAAAGCTGATATCGCTGCCCGACGCCGACCGGTTCACCGACCTGGATACCGCGGACTACGGACTGGTCGGAGTGCACTGCGACGTCTGGGCCGGCTTCGTGTTCGTCAACTTCGACCGCGAACCGCGCCAGAGCCTGCGCGACTTCCTCGGCCCCATGGTGACCGCACTCGACGACTACCCGTTCGACAAGCTGACCGAGCGATACGACTGGGTGGCACACAACAACAGCAACTGGAAGATCTTCGCCGATGCCTTCCAGGAGTATTACCACGTACCGTCGCTGCACACCCAGCAGGTGCCGCCGGAAGTACGGGATCCCAACGCCGGCTTCACCTGTGGGCACTTTCAACTCGACGGTCCGCACCGGCTCGTCTCGACGGCCGGCACCCGGCGCTGGCTACTGGCGCCGGAATACATGTACCCGATCGAGCGGGCCACCCAGAGCGGTCTGGTGGGTCCGTGGCGGACCCCCGACATCGGTGAACTGCCGATGCACGGACTCAACCCTGGCAACATCGAACCGTGGGGGATCAGCAACTTCCAGATCTTCCCCAACCTGGAGATCCTGATCTACGGCGGCTGGTACCTGCTCTACCGCTACTGGCCGACCTCGCACAGCACCCACCGCTACGAGGCGTTCACCTACTTCCATCCAGCCCGCACCGTGCGAGAACGGATCGAGCACGAGGTGGCCGCCGTGGTGCTCAAGGAATTCGCCCTGCAGGACGCCGGCATGCTGGGCGGCACCCAGGCCGCGCTCGAGTACGACGTCGTCGACGACTACCCGCTCAGCGATCAGGAGATCCTGGTGCGGCACCTGCACAAGATGGCGGTCGACTGGGTCGAGGACTATCAGCGTGACCGCGTACCGGCGGGAGCGTGA
- a CDS encoding TauD/TfdA dioxygenase family protein, with translation MSVLTINKLTASVGAEVVGVDPERLGTDDSLGAAVLDALEDNGVLVFHGLHLNPEAQVAFARRLGEIDRSADGHHPVSGIYPITLDKTKNKAAEYLKATFDWHIDGCTPMHDECPQKATVLSALEVAARGGETEFANTYAAYDSLDEAEKERYRGLRVVHSLEASQRRVYPNPTPDQLSRWQARPTHENPLVWTHRNGRKSLVLGASADYIVGMDRDEGRTLLAELLAHATTADKVYSHKWSVGDTVIWDNQGVLHRAAPYEPNSPRHMLRTTVLGDEPIQ, from the coding sequence ATGAGTGTGTTGACCATCAACAAGCTGACCGCTTCGGTGGGCGCCGAGGTTGTCGGCGTCGACCCGGAACGGCTGGGCACCGACGACAGCCTGGGGGCCGCGGTGCTGGACGCCCTGGAGGACAACGGGGTGCTGGTGTTCCACGGCCTGCACCTGAATCCCGAAGCTCAAGTGGCCTTCGCACGGCGGCTGGGCGAGATCGACCGCTCAGCCGATGGCCATCACCCGGTGTCGGGCATCTACCCGATCACGCTGGACAAGACGAAGAACAAGGCCGCCGAATACCTCAAGGCGACGTTCGACTGGCATATCGACGGTTGCACCCCCATGCATGACGAATGCCCACAGAAGGCCACGGTGCTGTCCGCCCTGGAAGTCGCCGCGCGGGGAGGGGAAACCGAGTTCGCCAACACCTACGCGGCCTACGATTCGCTCGATGAAGCCGAGAAGGAGCGCTACCGCGGGTTGCGGGTGGTCCACTCCCTGGAAGCCTCGCAGCGGCGCGTCTATCCGAATCCGACCCCCGATCAGCTGAGCCGCTGGCAGGCCCGGCCAACCCACGAGAACCCGCTGGTGTGGACGCACCGAAACGGCCGAAAGTCCTTGGTACTGGGCGCTTCGGCGGACTACATCGTCGGGATGGATCGCGACGAGGGCCGCACGCTGCTTGCCGAACTCCTCGCCCATGCCACTACCGCAGACAAGGTGTACAGCCACAAGTGGTCGGTCGGGGACACCGTCATCTGGGACAATCAGGGCGTCCTGCACCGCGCCGCGCCCTACGAACCCAACTCCCCCCGCCACATGCTGCGCACTACGGTGCTCGGCGACGAACCGATTCAATAG
- a CDS encoding SDR family oxidoreductase, with amino-acid sequence MASIGAHEVEPTAAVYSATKFAVWAISEGLRNEHADGVRVSVISPGVTESELAESISDSATREAMRTYRALAIPASAVADAIAFAIRQPVEVDVNEIIVRPAGSTH; translated from the coding sequence CTGGCCTCGATCGGCGCACACGAAGTGGAGCCGACCGCCGCGGTCTACTCCGCTACGAAGTTCGCGGTGTGGGCGATTTCGGAGGGACTGCGCAACGAACACGCAGACGGCGTCAGGGTCAGCGTGATCTCCCCAGGCGTCACGGAATCCGAACTTGCGGAATCGATCTCAGATTCAGCAACCCGCGAGGCCATGCGTACCTATCGGGCCCTGGCCATACCTGCCTCGGCTGTCGCCGATGCCATCGCATTCGCGATCAGGCAACCAGTCGAAGTGGACGTCAACGAGATCATCGTGCGTCCGGCCGGCAGCACGCATTGA
- a CDS encoding ester cyclase has product MTDPDTSEAIKAVVRRNTEQVQGQGDFGLFEELFADDFVDHTPQPGTTPDKAGVLVLYKRLRDAFSDFHPEIHWQTVDGDIVTTYKTYHGTHDGDFLGIAPTGKRIQFETVDAMRVRDGKITDHWGVANLYSVLQQLGRLPT; this is encoded by the coding sequence ATGACCGATCCTGATACGTCCGAGGCCATCAAAGCGGTGGTTCGCCGTAACACCGAACAGGTTCAGGGCCAGGGCGATTTCGGCCTCTTCGAGGAACTGTTTGCCGACGATTTCGTTGACCACACGCCGCAACCCGGCACGACTCCTGACAAGGCCGGCGTGTTGGTGCTCTACAAGCGGCTGCGCGATGCGTTCAGCGACTTCCATCCCGAGATCCACTGGCAGACCGTCGACGGCGATATCGTCACCACCTACAAGACCTACCACGGCACCCATGACGGTGATTTTCTCGGAATCGCGCCGACCGGCAAGCGCATTCAGTTCGAGACGGTCGACGCGATGCGAGTGCGCGATGGCAAGATCACCGACCACTGGGGCGTGGCCAATCTCTATTCGGTCCTGCAACAACTGGGCCGGCTACCGACCTGA
- a CDS encoding NADP-dependent oxidoreductase, with amino-acid sequence MQAVITSDRAAGFAGLSVSEVPYPHAAENDVIVRVHAAAFTPGELDWPGTWTDRAGRDRTPTVPGHEVSGTVVELGYGTTGLTIGQRVFGISDWARNGTLAEYVAVEARNLAPLSADVDHTVAAALPISGLTAWQGLFDHGHLATGQTVLIHGVAGAVGSIAAQLAHARGARVIGTGRAAQRDAALELGADVFVDLEPGWAEDVGQVDVVFDVIGGEILDLSAQLVRPGGTLVTIAEPPRVQPADARAVFFVVEPDRTQLAVLERKLRGGRLRPSVGAVIPLADAVSAFDPAHRVAGKTIIRVVDEVLMGSGALPLSAATER; translated from the coding sequence GTGCAAGCAGTGATCACCAGCGACCGTGCGGCGGGTTTCGCCGGGCTGTCGGTGTCCGAGGTGCCATATCCGCACGCGGCTGAGAATGACGTCATCGTCCGGGTGCACGCAGCGGCGTTCACCCCCGGCGAGCTTGACTGGCCGGGAACGTGGACGGATCGCGCCGGCCGTGACAGGACACCGACTGTACCGGGTCACGAAGTATCGGGAACGGTCGTCGAACTTGGCTATGGCACAACGGGTCTGACGATAGGTCAGCGGGTTTTCGGCATCAGCGACTGGGCTCGCAACGGCACGCTCGCCGAGTATGTCGCGGTCGAGGCGCGCAATCTGGCGCCACTGTCGGCCGATGTCGACCACACCGTCGCGGCGGCACTTCCGATCTCGGGCCTGACGGCCTGGCAGGGATTGTTCGACCACGGACACCTCGCGACCGGGCAGACCGTGCTGATCCACGGCGTGGCCGGCGCTGTCGGATCGATCGCGGCGCAGTTGGCGCACGCACGCGGAGCCCGGGTCATCGGTACGGGGCGAGCCGCGCAGCGGGACGCCGCACTCGAACTGGGTGCCGACGTGTTCGTAGATCTCGAACCGGGGTGGGCCGAGGACGTCGGTCAGGTGGACGTGGTCTTCGATGTCATCGGCGGTGAGATCCTGGATCTCTCGGCGCAGTTGGTGCGGCCGGGCGGCACCCTGGTCACCATCGCGGAACCGCCGCGGGTCCAGCCGGCAGACGCACGAGCCGTCTTCTTCGTCGTCGAGCCCGACCGGACGCAACTCGCCGTGCTCGAGCGCAAACTCCGCGGGGGCCGACTGCGGCCGTCCGTCGGCGCGGTGATTCCGCTCGCGGATGCGGTGTCGGCATTCGACCCGGCACACCGCGTCGCGGGAAAGACGATCATCAGGGTCGTTGACGAGGTATTGATGGGTAGCGGGGCACTCCCCTTATCGGCAGCAACAGAGAGGTAG
- a CDS encoding cupin domain-containing protein — MLTAGNVTVTDLLCVTPPWIPEGAHAMTQIVEIPPADEGVQPHRHSGPVFGYVLEGSILFELEGEATRKIVAGEAFWEPGGDVIHYQVANLEQHNRSVFLAVCLCAPGVDMITMLDPDEIVARDHLRHPSARQTKSR; from the coding sequence ATGCTGACTGCAGGCAACGTCACGGTCACCGATCTGCTGTGCGTCACCCCACCGTGGATTCCCGAGGGCGCACATGCGATGACCCAGATCGTCGAGATCCCGCCCGCCGACGAGGGGGTGCAACCGCACCGCCACTCCGGGCCCGTGTTCGGCTACGTCCTGGAGGGTTCGATCCTGTTCGAGCTGGAGGGCGAGGCGACCAGGAAAATTGTTGCGGGCGAGGCTTTTTGGGAGCCGGGCGGGGATGTGATCCACTACCAGGTCGCGAATCTGGAGCAGCACAACCGCAGCGTGTTCCTGGCGGTCTGCCTCTGTGCGCCGGGCGTCGACATGATCACCATGCTGGATCCCGACGAGATCGTGGCCCGCGACCATCTTCGCCACCCGAGCGCGCGTCAAACCAAGAGTCGTTGA
- a CDS encoding LysR family transcriptional regulator: protein MELRQLEYFIAVASEMSFSRAANQTHVVQSALSTAVAKLEKELGVQLFDRSKHQIRITPAGELFREHARQVVQTARLAKDAVSAYHGELTGTVDLGSLISFGTLDVPKVLGDFHRDYPFVRIRLRQSQIGSLAYLSAIADGSLDLALISAPDRFPTRVEMQLLCQEPMVFVCRTDHPLAHRDAVGVTELCDEDLIGFPPEFGLRRLVDAAFTAAGVAPRVSHEVALEYSIAGRLVRHGLGTIVMPASEAAHYPDLRAIEIRPAIVWEIYLASAEQSRLGPASAKLAEFLLASAEPGQRTTSR from the coding sequence ATGGAACTTCGCCAGCTTGAGTACTTCATCGCCGTGGCCAGTGAGATGAGCTTCTCCCGCGCCGCGAACCAGACGCACGTCGTCCAGTCAGCGCTGTCCACTGCGGTGGCGAAATTGGAGAAGGAACTCGGAGTGCAGCTGTTCGACCGCTCCAAACACCAAATCAGAATCACGCCTGCGGGAGAGTTGTTCCGTGAGCACGCCCGGCAAGTGGTCCAGACCGCCCGGCTGGCCAAGGACGCGGTGAGCGCGTACCACGGGGAGCTGACGGGAACAGTCGATCTCGGGTCACTGATCTCGTTCGGCACACTCGACGTCCCGAAGGTGCTCGGCGACTTCCACCGCGACTACCCATTCGTCCGCATCAGGTTGCGGCAGAGCCAAATCGGTTCTCTGGCTTATCTTTCGGCGATCGCTGACGGGTCGCTCGACCTGGCCCTGATCTCGGCCCCCGACCGGTTCCCCACCCGGGTCGAGATGCAGTTGCTGTGCCAGGAGCCGATGGTGTTCGTCTGCCGCACCGATCATCCCCTTGCACACCGCGACGCCGTCGGGGTCACCGAGCTCTGCGATGAGGACCTGATCGGCTTCCCACCCGAGTTCGGGCTCAGACGTCTCGTCGACGCCGCATTCACTGCCGCAGGCGTTGCGCCCCGGGTGTCCCACGAGGTGGCCCTCGAGTATTCGATCGCCGGACGCCTGGTCCGACACGGGCTGGGCACCATCGTCATGCCGGCCAGCGAAGCGGCCCACTATCCGGACCTGCGCGCCATCGAGATACGGCCGGCGATCGTGTGGGAGATCTACCTGGCTTCGGCCGAGCAATCGCGGCTCGGCCCCGCCAGCGCCAAGCTGGCCGAGTTTCTCCTCGCCTCGGCCGAGCCCGGTCAGCGCACAACGTCACGCTGA
- a CDS encoding WS/DGAT/MGAT family O-acyltransferase, with the protein MKRLSGWDAFLLYTETPNVHMHTLKIAVIAFDDMGDRTFGIDEFREVIRGRLHKLDPFRYQLVDIPFKFHHPMWRENCDVDLEYHVRPWRVRAPGGRRELDEAIGEIGSTQLDRSRPLWEMYFVEGLADGRIAVVGKIHHALADGVASANLLARGMDLRDGPQRDDESYVPDPAPSSAELVRSAFADHMRQLGRLPGTVRYTTQGVGRVRRSSRKLSPELTRPFTPPPSFMNHILDEKRLFATATLALADVKETSKALGVTINDLVLAMSSGALRKLSLKYDGKADHPLLASVPMSFDFSPDRISGNRFSGVLVALPVDVADTAERVQRAHDAAALAKESHQLIGPELIARWAAYMPPAPVEAAFKWLSHKDGQNKVLNLNISNVPGPRERGKVGGATVTEIYSVGPITTGSGLNITVWSYVDQLNISVLSDDATVDDPHEVTDGMVEEFREIRRVAGLSEKLTVVESAMPQ; encoded by the coding sequence GTGAAGCGGTTGAGTGGGTGGGACGCGTTCCTGCTTTATACAGAGACACCCAACGTGCACATGCACACGTTGAAGATCGCGGTCATCGCGTTCGATGACATGGGGGACCGGACTTTCGGGATCGACGAGTTCCGAGAGGTGATCCGCGGACGGCTGCACAAGCTCGACCCGTTCCGCTACCAGCTCGTCGACATCCCCTTCAAGTTCCATCACCCGATGTGGCGGGAGAACTGCGACGTCGACCTGGAGTACCACGTCCGCCCATGGCGGGTCCGCGCGCCAGGTGGGCGCCGTGAACTCGACGAGGCCATCGGCGAGATCGGCAGCACCCAGTTGGACCGCAGTCGGCCGTTGTGGGAGATGTACTTCGTCGAGGGCCTGGCCGATGGTCGTATCGCGGTGGTCGGCAAGATCCACCACGCCCTGGCAGACGGGGTCGCCTCGGCGAATCTGTTGGCCAGGGGGATGGACCTGCGCGACGGCCCGCAGCGTGACGACGAGTCGTACGTCCCCGATCCTGCGCCCAGCAGCGCGGAGCTGGTGCGCTCGGCGTTCGCCGATCACATGCGTCAGCTCGGCAGGTTGCCCGGGACCGTCCGCTACACGACCCAAGGGGTCGGACGGGTGCGACGCAGCAGCCGCAAGCTGTCGCCGGAGCTGACCCGCCCCTTCACCCCGCCGCCCAGCTTCATGAACCACATACTGGACGAGAAACGCCTGTTCGCCACGGCCACACTGGCATTGGCCGATGTCAAGGAGACCAGCAAGGCGCTCGGGGTCACCATCAACGACCTGGTGCTGGCCATGTCGTCGGGGGCGCTGCGCAAGCTGTCGCTCAAATACGACGGCAAGGCCGATCATCCGTTGCTGGCCTCGGTGCCGATGAGCTTCGACTTCTCGCCGGACCGGATCTCGGGCAACCGGTTCAGCGGCGTGCTGGTGGCATTGCCGGTGGACGTCGCCGACACCGCCGAGCGGGTGCAGCGCGCACACGACGCCGCCGCGCTGGCCAAGGAAAGCCATCAACTCATCGGTCCGGAACTGATCGCGCGCTGGGCCGCATACATGCCGCCGGCTCCGGTCGAGGCGGCGTTCAAATGGCTGTCCCACAAGGATGGCCAGAACAAGGTGCTCAACCTCAACATCTCCAACGTGCCGGGGCCGCGGGAACGCGGCAAGGTCGGCGGGGCCACGGTCACCGAGATCTACTCGGTCGGTCCGATCACCACCGGCAGCGGGCTCAACATCACGGTGTGGAGCTATGTGGACCAGCTCAACATCTCGGTGCTCTCCGACGACGCCACGGTCGACGATCCCCACGAGGTCACCGACGGCATGGTCGAGGAATTCCGCGAGATCCGCAGGGTGGCAGGGCTTTCGGAGAAACTGACGGTCGTGGAGTCCGCGATGCCGCAGTAG